In a single window of the Gemmatimonadota bacterium genome:
- the kdpC gene encoding potassium-transporting ATPase subunit KdpC, which produces MRHELRPALVLLAAFTVLTGVLYPLAVTGAASALFPNAAAGSPVTRGNVVIGSALIGQDFQGPSWFHGRPSAAADGRYQPRLSAGSNLGPIHPALIDSVRARAAALRVEGSQTEALPVDLLTSSGSGLDPHITPAAARWQEARVAAARGLPVSTVQALVTAHIKGRQFGILGEPRVNVLQLNLALDSLRGPR; this is translated from the coding sequence GTGCGGCACGAGCTGCGTCCGGCGCTCGTGCTGCTTGCTGCCTTCACCGTGCTGACCGGGGTGCTCTATCCGTTGGCCGTGACCGGCGCGGCTTCGGCCCTCTTTCCCAATGCCGCGGCGGGCTCCCCGGTGACGCGCGGCAACGTCGTCATCGGCTCGGCGCTGATCGGGCAGGACTTCCAGGGGCCGTCGTGGTTCCATGGCCGCCCCTCGGCGGCAGCCGATGGCCGCTATCAGCCGCGCCTCTCGGCCGGTTCCAACCTCGGCCCGATCCATCCGGCCCTGATCGACTCGGTGCGGGCGCGCGCCGCGGCTCTTCGTGTGGAAGGGAGTCAGACCGAAGCGCTGCCGGTTGATCTCCTGACCTCGAGCGGCAGCGGTCTCGACCCCCACATCACGCCCGCGGCGGCACGCTGGCAGGAAGCGCGCGTGGCGGCCGCACGCGGGCTCCCCGTGTCCACCGTGCAGGCCCTCGTCACCGCGCACATCAAAGGACGGCAGTTCGGCATCCTCGGCGAGCCGCGGGTCAATGTCCTCCAACTCAATCTCGCGCTCGACTCACTCCGAGGCCCCCGATGA
- a CDS encoding porin, whose protein sequence is MIRPVFMLATIALVAPVAAQTPVPTVRLGAFADAYYAWDVGRPSSHDRAFATQAVRHDEFNINLAHIEATVSGDRVRGRFALQAGTSVQANYAGEPAIGSNSGPSLSRSIQEAVVGVRVRPGLWVDGGVFFSHIGQESWISRDNPTYTRSFTAEYTPYYSSGVKVTWAASPKVTAQVHLLNGWQNISENNERKAVGARVDWNPRAGIALGWAGFRGDEQPEAGVRRTRNFHQLFARLEPATDLTVWLTADRGWERPESGSTATWGSLTAIAERRLSPTLALAARVERYVDREGVLIPVPDPAGFDVTSASVGLNLRLPEGIQWRTEARGYWSDGAVWPDRMSSRRHTTALVSSISLTFAAAP, encoded by the coding sequence ATGATCCGCCCCGTCTTCATGCTCGCGACCATTGCGCTGGTCGCACCGGTCGCCGCGCAGACGCCGGTGCCCACGGTTCGCCTCGGCGCCTTCGCCGACGCCTACTACGCCTGGGATGTCGGCCGCCCCTCGTCGCACGACCGCGCCTTTGCGACCCAGGCGGTGCGGCACGACGAGTTCAACATCAACCTGGCCCACATCGAGGCGACGGTCTCCGGGGATCGGGTCCGCGGGCGCTTTGCCCTCCAGGCCGGCACGTCCGTGCAGGCCAACTACGCTGGCGAACCTGCCATCGGCTCCAACAGCGGTCCCTCACTCTCGCGGAGCATTCAGGAGGCCGTTGTCGGGGTGCGCGTGCGCCCCGGCCTCTGGGTCGACGGCGGTGTCTTCTTCTCGCACATCGGGCAGGAGAGCTGGATCTCGCGCGACAACCCGACCTACACCCGCTCCTTCACCGCCGAGTACACGCCGTACTACAGCAGCGGGGTGAAGGTGACCTGGGCCGCGAGCCCGAAGGTCACTGCGCAGGTGCACCTGCTCAACGGGTGGCAGAACATCTCCGAGAACAACGAGCGCAAGGCCGTCGGTGCACGCGTCGATTGGAATCCGCGCGCGGGCATCGCGCTGGGGTGGGCCGGCTTTCGGGGTGACGAACAGCCAGAGGCCGGTGTCCGGCGCACGCGCAATTTTCACCAGCTCTTTGCCCGGCTCGAGCCCGCGACCGACCTGACGGTGTGGTTGACCGCCGACCGCGGATGGGAGCGCCCTGAGAGCGGCTCGACGGCGACGTGGGGGAGTCTCACCGCGATTGCCGAACGCCGACTGTCGCCGACCCTCGCCCTGGCCGCGCGCGTCGAGCGGTACGTGGATCGCGAGGGTGTGCTCATTCCGGTCCCCGATCCTGCCGGTTTCGACGTGACCTCGGCGTCGGTTGGCCTCAACCTCCGGTTGCCCGAGGGAATCCAGTGGCGCACGGAAGCGCGCGGCTACTGGAGCGACGGCGCGGTCTGGCCGGACCGGATGAGCAGCCGGCGCCACACCACCGCACTGGTGTCGTCCATCTCGCTCACCTTCGCGGCGGCGCCGTGA